A single window of Paenibacillus sp. SYP-B4298 DNA harbors:
- a CDS encoding O-acetyl-ADP-ribose deacetylase — protein sequence MEAKINQTIIEIIKGDITKSLLDCIVNAANTSLLGGGGVDGAIHRAGGKAILDECIKIRNKQGNCPVGEAVITTAGNLKAKYVIHTVGPVWNGGNNNEAEKLKDCYMNSLTLALHNHLRSISIPNISTGIYRYPKKEAANVAINSVVEFINRNESISHVQFVCFDDENYEIYEEILKRYV from the coding sequence ATGGAAGCAAAGATAAACCAAACGATTATTGAAATTATCAAAGGAGATATAACTAAGTCACTATTAGATTGTATCGTCAATGCAGCAAATACAAGTTTGCTGGGTGGTGGTGGAGTTGATGGAGCTATTCACCGAGCTGGAGGAAAGGCGATACTAGATGAATGTATCAAGATTCGAAATAAACAAGGGAATTGTCCTGTTGGCGAAGCTGTAATTACAACAGCAGGAAACTTGAAAGCAAAATATGTGATTCATACAGTTGGGCCAGTATGGAATGGCGGTAATAACAATGAAGCCGAGAAACTAAAGGATTGTTATATGAATTCTTTGACACTGGCACTACATAATCATCTCCGAAGTATTTCGATTCCAAATATAAGTACTGGAATTTACAGGTACCCTAAGAAAGAAGCAGCAAATGTAGCAATCAACTCTGTAGTAGAATTTATAAATAGAAATGAATCGATTTCGCATGTTCAATTCGTATGTTTTGATGATGAAAACTATGAAATATATGAAGAGATCCTAAAGCGCTATGTGTAA
- a CDS encoding DinB family protein, with product MEFQQINQKLEETRTELLVIVASMNGYQINKQKDFGGWSISQVCQHLYITEELYVAAIRKGLKSKEDSFIAKKPVERLLDRSEKIEAPEIAKPSNEVIECQVIIEKLNNSRQKLHELLSKVEDSSVLSRRYYVHPVFKEMLLIEWLESLYLHEQRHIQQIKEILEENKG from the coding sequence ATGGAATTTCAACAAATCAATCAAAAATTAGAAGAAACCAGAACCGAGTTACTCGTAATTGTTGCAAGTATGAATGGTTATCAAATAAATAAACAGAAAGACTTTGGAGGTTGGAGTATTAGTCAGGTCTGTCAGCATCTTTATATCACAGAGGAGTTGTATGTCGCAGCAATAAGGAAGGGATTAAAGAGCAAGGAAGATTCATTTATAGCTAAAAAACCCGTAGAACGTCTATTAGACAGAAGTGAAAAGATAGAAGCACCTGAAATTGCTAAACCATCTAATGAAGTAATAGAATGCCAAGTGATTATAGAAAAACTGAACAATTCAAGACAGAAGCTACATGAACTTTTAAGTAAAGTGGAAGATTCTTCAGTGCTAAGTAGAAGATATTATGTACACCCTGTTTTTAAAGAGATGCTACTTATAGAATGGCTCGAATCCCTCTACCTTCATGAACAAAGACATATTCAACAAATTAAAGAAATTTTAGAAGAAAATAAAGGATAG
- a CDS encoding pentapeptide repeat-containing protein, which produces MNLETSKLDYEMKNISGSTFKKMIAQALEFDNVDLSKTKVNNANMSEITLNDVNASGSRLSDINLSETFIKDANMSNMNIENIYLYGTEFSNITLPMEEEGRNCFDGNYRPIKFINCNLKNMEIVDCDITGLKINGILIEELIKKTRGS; this is translated from the coding sequence ATGAATTTAGAAACAAGTAAATTGGACTATGAAATGAAGAATATCTCAGGGTCTACTTTCAAGAAGATGATCGCCCAAGCGTTAGAATTTGATAATGTAGATCTGTCCAAAACTAAAGTGAATAATGCGAATATGAGTGAAATAACATTAAATGATGTAAATGCTTCTGGAAGTAGATTGAGTGATATTAATTTATCTGAAACCTTTATTAAGGATGCAAACATGAGTAACATGAACATTGAGAACATTTATTTATATGGAACAGAATTCAGTAATATCACACTCCCAATGGAAGAAGAAGGGCGCAATTGTTTTGATGGAAACTATAGACCCATTAAATTTATTAATTGCAATCTTAAAAATATGGAAATCGTAGATTGTGATATTACAGGCTTGAAAATCAATGGAATATTAATAGAAGAGCTTATAAAGAAAACTCGAGGAAGCTAA
- a CDS encoding DinB family protein, with product MFYDLQGQPNMSPVVGMLFSAVKENNQRLKLITEGITQDEVDYKGPDNSYNSIAQLIRHLLYVDLNWVYRIKGESLPHHVKEQYGPMIDRNNRLPMIMGMSVSTLMSDYEDVIKLLEDTCTQLTDRDLDKVVHFGHENEKQANIKWGLWHIADHSRYHQAQINQLRKWYKMCPSS from the coding sequence ATGTTTTATGATTTGCAAGGTCAACCCAATATGTCACCAGTTGTGGGAATGTTATTTTCTGCCGTGAAGGAGAATAACCAACGTTTAAAGCTCATCACAGAAGGTATAACGCAAGATGAGGTAGACTATAAAGGGCCTGATAACAGCTATAATAGCATTGCTCAACTAATCAGACATCTGTTGTATGTAGATCTAAATTGGGTGTATAGGATAAAGGGAGAGTCGCTTCCACATCATGTTAAAGAGCAATATGGTCCTATGATTGATAGAAATAATAGGCTTCCGATGATAATGGGGATGTCTGTTAGTACACTTATGTCAGACTATGAAGATGTAATTAAATTGTTGGAAGATACATGTACGCAATTGACGGATCGTGATCTGGATAAGGTAGTCCATTTTGGACATGAAAATGAAAAACAAGCAAATATAAAATGGGGATTATGGCATATAGCTGACCATAGTCGTTATCATCAAGCACAAATAAATCAACTCAGAAAATGGTATAAAATGTGTCCCAGCTCCTAA
- a CDS encoding GNAT family N-acetyltransferase produces the protein MHINIALKSDYDFIVDRDKHVNKELVKRKIEDQEIYILQEADKKIGWMRFNYFWDNTPFLNMIWIDEEYRNKGKGKEVVLFWEDQMKQRGFELVMTSTLANEDAQHFYRRLGYRDSGCLLLENEPLEIILTKRI, from the coding sequence GTGCATATAAACATTGCTCTAAAGTCTGATTATGATTTTATTGTGGATAGAGACAAGCATGTTAATAAGGAATTAGTGAAAAGAAAAATTGAAGATCAAGAAATTTATATTCTTCAAGAAGCGGATAAAAAAATTGGATGGATGAGATTTAATTACTTTTGGGATAATACACCATTTCTGAATATGATATGGATTGATGAAGAATATCGAAACAAAGGGAAGGGGAAAGAAGTTGTTCTATTCTGGGAAGACCAGATGAAACAAAGAGGATTTGAACTTGTAATGACCTCGACATTAGCAAACGAAGATGCTCAACACTTTTATAGAAGACTAGGATACAGAGATTCGGGATGTTTATTATTGGAAAATGAACCATTGGAAATTATCTTAACAAAGCGTATCTGA
- the comI gene encoding competence inhibitor ComI, whose product MEVKDALTIMFLFGSFILALLTYINSNNKRK is encoded by the coding sequence GTGGAAGTAAAGGATGCATTAACGATCATGTTTTTATTTGGATCGTTTATCCTTGCCCTTTTAACATACATCAATTCTAACAACAAGAGAAAGTAA
- a CDS encoding lysozyme inhibitor LprI family protein, which translates to MKGKILLLFFIMIVLSSCQNSSPSTTLNSETKSIINSELPVEDPSNKRKLPMSIGNYDLSGEFYDEMLLNPIDHDYEVEFNEFQNSKEMITTLGWGALESKYTEIWDNELNQIYKELLSKLDREPREALIESQKEWLQYHLREIEFVEKTFINDGYLGTQGSVSLGTVIRERIRERTMQLFEYRYLLDGEVEFVYQIKK; encoded by the coding sequence ATGAAAGGTAAGATACTCTTATTATTTTTTATCATGATAGTGCTTTCATCTTGCCAGAATAGTAGTCCGTCGACTACCTTAAACAGCGAAACTAAATCCATAATAAATTCTGAGCTGCCTGTTGAAGATCCTTCTAATAAAAGAAAGTTACCCATGAGCATAGGGAACTATGATCTGTCTGGAGAGTTTTATGATGAGATGCTTCTAAATCCTATAGATCATGATTATGAAGTGGAATTTAATGAGTTTCAAAATTCAAAAGAGATGATTACAACCTTGGGATGGGGAGCGTTGGAAAGTAAATATACAGAGATTTGGGATAACGAGCTGAATCAAATATATAAAGAGCTTCTTTCTAAATTGGATAGAGAACCAAGAGAAGCACTCATTGAATCGCAGAAAGAATGGTTACAGTATCATTTAAGGGAAATCGAATTTGTAGAGAAGACATTTATTAATGATGGTTACCTTGGAACACAAGGATCGGTAAGCCTAGGCACGGTTATACGGGAGAGAATTAGGGAACGAACAATGCAATTATTTGAATATCGATATTTGCTAGATGGTGAAGTTGAGTTTGTATACCAAATTAAAAAATAA
- a CDS encoding GNAT family N-acetyltransferase: protein MKVSIFWISELWQELDHIESGYIHRFAVNRNYKGLGIGEQLIIWAEDFIRNNGKKK, encoded by the coding sequence ATGAAAGTCAGTATATTTTGGATCTCAGAACTGTGGCAGGAGCTTGATCATATTGAATCGGGATATATACATCGATTTGCAGTCAATAGAAATTACAAGGGGCTTGGCATAGGTGAACAATTAATCATTTGGGCTGAAGACTTTATAAGGAATAATGGAAAGAAAAAATAA
- a CDS encoding DUF2834 domain-containing protein, with protein MRGLKYFFGLLTIVGIILPYMELIPWIGENGFNLTMLVNEARQNRISTFAWLDVIISAVVLIGFILYEGKRMSIKHIWIPIIGTLTVGVSFGLPLFLLLREIQMDKMKDR; from the coding sequence GTGAGAGGCTTGAAGTATTTTTTTGGATTGTTAACAATTGTAGGAATCATATTGCCTTACATGGAGCTTATTCCTTGGATCGGTGAGAACGGATTTAATCTGACGATGCTAGTGAATGAAGCAAGACAGAATCGAATTAGTACATTTGCTTGGTTGGATGTCATCATTTCAGCAGTTGTTTTGATTGGATTTATTTTATATGAAGGAAAGAGAATGAGCATAAAGCATATCTGGATACCGATCATTGGAACATTAACAGTTGGTGTTTCATTTGGATTGCCGCTATTTTTATTATTGCGTGAAATTCAAATGGACAAAATGAAAGATAGATAA
- a CDS encoding GNAT family N-acetyltransferase — translation MSNMILVEPSTDFKLQYIEMIEEWKGTGERMVPFVLRYDYEDFDSFLDKIKNLRDNPMQDEKTVNSSTFWLLENDERIVGAVNIRHRLNRYLLEIGGHIGYGIRPSSRRQGYATEILNQSLRHARSLGISRALVTCDKDNIASARTIIKNNGILDSEATINGVEIQRYWIEIR, via the coding sequence ATGAGCAACATGATACTGGTTGAACCCTCTACCGACTTTAAGCTCCAGTACATAGAAATGATCGAAGAATGGAAGGGAACTGGTGAGAGAATGGTTCCCTTTGTATTAAGATACGATTATGAAGACTTTGATTCCTTTTTGGATAAAATAAAGAACCTACGTGACAATCCGATGCAAGACGAAAAGACGGTAAATAGTTCAACATTCTGGTTATTGGAAAATGATGAACGGATAGTTGGAGCAGTGAATATTAGACATAGACTAAACAGATATTTGTTAGAGATAGGAGGCCATATTGGATATGGTATAAGACCTTCATCTAGAAGACAAGGATATGCAACTGAAATTTTGAATCAGTCCTTAAGACATGCTAGATCATTAGGAATATCAAGAGCATTGGTGACTTGTGATAAGGATAATATCGCATCGGCGAGAACAATCATTAAGAATAACGGTATATTAGATTCCGAGGCAACTATAAATGGAGTTGAAATACAGAGATATTGGATAGAGATAAGGTAA
- a CDS encoding GNAT family N-acetyltransferase: protein MRLEQWLTGIIPVEFFVANPIEPTTALIWIQGEEGYQIVGDAQCKSFVTGLEEFIRNNLEPELKMRNINWVEIGVDFTWDRTIQAIFNKRNISSDIQHVFSKNENSLPIEIQDNKVFIQRIDRDLLKSGRLASHSFLEKKILRFWNSLDSFSQHGFGYFAEMNNNVVSLCFSAFVADQTHAIEIETLEEFRRKSYGTAVARAFVQECVEKGIHPYWDCSPDNTGSIGVAQTIGLSSSFDYKIFCYNLS, encoded by the coding sequence TTGAGGTTAGAGCAGTGGTTAACGGGAATAATCCCGGTAGAATTTTTTGTGGCTAATCCTATAGAGCCTACGACTGCATTAATTTGGATTCAAGGGGAAGAAGGTTATCAGATTGTTGGAGATGCACAGTGTAAATCCTTTGTAACAGGTTTAGAGGAGTTCATAAGAAATAATCTAGAACCTGAACTTAAGATGCGAAATATTAACTGGGTAGAAATTGGTGTTGATTTTACTTGGGATAGAACGATACAGGCTATATTTAATAAGCGAAATATTTCGAGTGATATTCAACATGTGTTCAGTAAAAATGAGAATTCACTACCTATAGAAATTCAAGATAATAAAGTGTTTATTCAAAGAATAGATAGAGATTTGCTGAAATCAGGACGATTAGCCAGTCATTCATTTTTAGAGAAGAAGATTCTCCGTTTTTGGAATTCTTTAGACTCTTTCTCTCAACATGGGTTCGGTTATTTTGCAGAAATGAATAACAACGTGGTGAGTTTATGTTTTTCTGCATTTGTTGCTGATCAAACACATGCAATAGAGATAGAAACTCTTGAAGAGTTTAGACGGAAAAGTTATGGTACTGCTGTAGCAAGAGCATTTGTGCAAGAATGCGTAGAAAAAGGAATTCATCCTTACTGGGATTGTAGTCCCGATAATACAGGGTCTATTGGAGTAGCACAAACAATAGGATTGTCTTCAAGTTTTGACTACAAGATATTTTGTTACAATTTATCATAA